In Stanieria sp. NIES-3757, the DNA window TCTCCTTCCAACCCTTCAGTATCGATAATCCTTTCTCCTAAAATTTGATAACCACCACAAATTCCTAAAACAGTTCCTCCTGCTGCTGCATATTCTTGAATTTGTTCTGCCATCCCACTTTTTTTCATAGCAAGTAAATCAGCAATTGTGGTTTTAGAACCAGGAATAATCACAGCGTCAGGATGTCCCAGAGAATCTTTTAAGCCGACATATCTAATACTAACTGTAGGTTCGGCTTCTAGAGGGTCAAAATCAGTAAAATTAGCAATTCGTGGTAAACGAATTACGTTGATGTTAAGTTCTCGATTTGGTTGATGAATTCTTCGATCTAATAAATCAAGAGAATCTTCAGCGGGAAAAATTTGATCGTGCCAAGGAATTACTCCTAAAACAGGAATACCCGTGCGTTGTTGTAGCCATTCAATTCCTGAAGTTAATAATTCTTTATTACCTCGAAATTTATTAATCACGACTCCCTTAATTAAGGCTCGTTCTTCAGGGTCAAGTAATTCTAATGTACCCACTACATGAGCAAAAGCTCCGCCTCTCTCAATATCAACCACTAGGATAGTCGAAGCATTCAAATGTTTGGCGATCCGCATATTAGTCAAATCGCGATGTTTGAGATTAATTTCTGCTGGACTACCAGCCCCTTCACAAACTAATAAATCAAACTCAATTGATAAGCGATAGAGAGACTCTTGTATTACTTCCCACCCTAAATCAAAATACTTTTCATAATACTCAGTTGCTTTGACAACTGCTACCGCATTGCCCTTAATAATGACTTGAGAAGTCATATTACCTTGAGGTTTAAGCAAAATAGGATTCATTTCTATTCGGGGAATTACTCCCGCAGCCCATGCTTGTACTGCTTGCGCGTAGCCAATTTCTCCTCCTGTCGGCGTGACATAGGCATTTAAAGCCATATTTTGTCCTTTAAAAGGAGCAACTCGCCAACCTTGTCTTGCTAAAATACGACACAAAGCAGCAGTTAGGAAAGATTTTCCTGCATGAGAGGTTGTTCCTACCACCATGATCGCTTTCATCGATTAATCCCCTGCTGAAAAACTTATCACATTTATAACAATTACCAACGCAGATTGAATTGATCGAAACATTATAGTGACAATCTCAACCAGCGATTGACAATATTAATAATCCGTTCAGTCATGGTGGGGTTAGGCAAACTATTACCTTGTTTTTGCCATTTAGCTATTATTTGTCTGCCTAGGGGCGTAAGACGAAAACTATCAGTTAATCCTTGCCCATCTACTTCTCTTCTGAGGATGCCAACTTTAATTAACCACATTAATTCTGCTTCTGCTTTGGTTTCTGATAAAGCTTTTTTTGTGTAGTTATTTTGCAAACCAATTTGATCGGCAATAGTTGGTAAAGGTACGCTGTGATTGACCATGGCGGTGAACAAGTTTAACTTAAAAGAAGAACAACATAAAGCAATTTCTGCTCTTTTTGTAATTTGACTTGAATAAGAAACTGATTGTTTAACTTTAGTTGCAGGAGAACTCATTTTTTATATAATTGACAATGAATAATTTTGATTAAGATTTAATTAAAAACTATACATTTATCTTAAAAGAAAAAATGTTTTTCTTTTGGTGAGCAAGCTCATCATGAAATTTAAACATTAAGTAGTTTATGTCAAGATTTATTGCTCGATCCCTTAGTTAGTTTCCTAATATTGGCAAAATTTACGGAACGTAAAAATCAAGAGGATGTATGGGGAATCAAATTCCGCATAGATTTTTTTTGAAAGATCAAACACCAGATATCTTTCCTATTATAAAAAAAGTTGGAGAGATAGGTAAATTAGCTGTTTCCAATCCAGCTTTTATTTAAAAAACTGATTATTCAAAGCTAGTTTAGCCAAGCTTAAAGCTATCTTTGGCAAAAAAATAATTTAACATTTTTTTGAAAATATTGATATTGTTTCTATGACTGCGATTACGTTTTTAATCTTATTTAGTGGACTAGTACTTTTAGTTATTGGTGCAGAATTATTAGTTAAGGGAGCGTCTAATTTAGCAGCGATATTGGGTATCTCTCCTTTAATTATTGGACTAACTATTGTGGCTTACGGTACTAGCGCACCAGAAATGGCAGTAAGTGTCATGTCTAGCTGGGCTGGGCGAGCGGACATTGCGGTTGGCAACGTGGTGGGAAGTAATATTTTTAACGTTTTATTTATTCTGGGTTTGTCTGCTTTAGTAACTCCGCTAGTAGTAACTAGACAGTTAATTCGCTCTGATGTGCCAATTATGATTGGGGTATCTATCCTCTTATTGATGTTTGGGTTAGATGGCACAATTAGCCGAGTAGATGGAACTATTTTTTTTATTGGTGGTATAGTTTATACTCTTTCTTTGATTTATCAAAGTCGCCAACAAAACAATAATTCTGAGCAAGATGAATTTACTAGAGAATATGGTGATTCTGGCGCACGTTCTAAGGTAGTTTGGTTCAAAGATTTAGTTTTGATTATTGGTGGTTTAGGATTATTGGTATGGGGTTCTCGTTGGCTAGTAGATTCGGCTACCACGATCGCTCGTGCTTTAGGAGTTAGTGAGTTGTTGATTGGATTGACAATTGTTTCGGCGGGAACGTCTTTGCCTGAACTTGCTACTTCTGTAATTGCTAGCCTTCGTGGTGAAAGAGATATTGCGGTTGGCAATGTTTTGGGTAGTAATATTTTTAATATTTTGTCAGTTTTAGGATTAGCAGGAATAGTTGCTCCTGGTGGGTTGAATGTGGCTGAATCTATGATTGAATTTGATGTGCCTGTCGCGATCACAGTGGCTTTTGCCTGTTTGCCAATTTTTTATTCTGGTAATCAAATCAATCGTTGGGAAGGATTGCTGTTTGTGTTTTACTATCTTGCTTACGCTGGTTATTTAGTTTTGGATGCTATTCGTCACGATAGTTTACCTGTTTATACTACCATCATGCTTTTCTTTGTTATTCCTCTTACCGTAATTACTTTAATTACGGTAGTGTTGCAAGAACGACAAGCTAGACGTAAGAAAAAAATGGGTAAACACATCTAAAATTTGATTGTTGACGGTTAAACGCGATTAAAGATCTTGGTGATTGGTTTTTTTAGTATTTTTTATACTACAAATATATTGCAAAAATATTTTTAATTGGATATACTACAAAGGTAATCTAAATGCAGTGGTAGTTTAGTAGCCTAGAACGCCTTATATCCTTGTTCATAACTTACCCCCATTGGGGTCGAAGAATGAGGGTTATCGCCTTCCAACGCGGGAGACGCGGGTGCAAATCCCGCCCACTGCTCCAAATGAAACAGATTACTTTATATATACAAGCGTCGGTAGCCAAGTGGTAAGGCAGCATTTCCTTGTTCATAGCTTATCTCTAGGGGGTCGAAGAATGAGGGTTATCGATTACTCCATTAGAAATCGGCGATCGCAGGTTCGATTCCTGCCCGACGCACCAATATATATAAAAGTAATAGGTAATAAGTAATAGGTAATAGGTTAAAACTGACTTATGATCTCTAATTATTTACTTTTATCTCTCATTACTTTTTTCAATTTGTTTCACAAGCGACGGTAGCTCAGTAGGTAGAGCGGCATTATCCTTGTTCATAAACTTATCCCCATGGGGTCGAAAGAGTGAGGGTTATCGACTGTTAATCGGCTGGTCGTAGGTTCGAGTCCTACCCGTCGCACCAAATTAAATAAGTCAAAAGTTAAAAGTTAAAAGTTAAAAGTCAAAAATAGAAAGAAGGGAGAAGGGAAAAAGAAATATACAAACAAATTTGTCTACTTACCTTATGAATTTTTTTTGCGACGGAAGGCGGAATTGGTATACGCAATATCCCTTTGTTCATACCTTGTCTGCAAAGACCGAAGAATTGAAGGTTATCGACTATGTCATTGTAGGTTCGAGTCCTACTCCGTCGCCTGGTGCGGTTAATAACAAACAACCAAACCAATTTTAAATCAGTCAATAGCCACTATTTAATTTTAAAAGAGCTTGGGGCGGGACTTTTTCGATGGTCGATTGACTATTGAAAAAGAAAAATCTTTGTTCATAATCTTATCCCAATGGGGTCGCAGAACGAGGGTTATCGTTGGATTACATAGGTTCGATTCCTATACCGCCCCCTGGCGAGGTTAATCAAAAACAACCAAACCAATTTTAAATCAGTCAATAGCGAACAAGCTGACAATAATCACTGTTAACTGAATAACTGTTAATAACTTTGCCC includes these proteins:
- a CDS encoding cobyric acid synthase, translating into MKAIMVVGTTSHAGKSFLTAALCRILARQGWRVAPFKGQNMALNAYVTPTGGEIGYAQAVQAWAAGVIPRIEMNPILLKPQGNMTSQVIIKGNAVAVVKATEYYEKYFDLGWEVIQESLYRLSIEFDLLVCEGAGSPAEINLKHRDLTNMRIAKHLNASTILVVDIERGGAFAHVVGTLELLDPEERALIKGVVINKFRGNKELLTSGIEWLQQRTGIPVLGVIPWHDQIFPAEDSLDLLDRRIHQPNRELNINVIRLPRIANFTDFDPLEAEPTVSIRYVGLKDSLGHPDAVIIPGSKTTIADLLAMKKSGMAEQIQEYAAAGGTVLGICGGYQILGERIIDTEGLEGESGEFQGLGLLPVHTVVTPNKIARQRHVTSKFPQAGLPVDGYEIHQGRTRLLNHKTRDLASEYRPVFDDTGLGLVDRSLSVWGCYLHGIFDNGPWRRSWLNHLRKQRGMASLPTGIANYREQREAVLNDLTNLVETNINLKPILPSHY
- a CDS encoding putative K+-dependent Na+/Ca+ exchanger protein; translation: MTAITFLILFSGLVLLVIGAELLVKGASNLAAILGISPLIIGLTIVAYGTSAPEMAVSVMSSWAGRADIAVGNVVGSNIFNVLFILGLSALVTPLVVTRQLIRSDVPIMIGVSILLLMFGLDGTISRVDGTIFFIGGIVYTLSLIYQSRQQNNNSEQDEFTREYGDSGARSKVVWFKDLVLIIGGLGLLVWGSRWLVDSATTIARALGVSELLIGLTIVSAGTSLPELATSVIASLRGERDIAVGNVLGSNIFNILSVLGLAGIVAPGGLNVAESMIEFDVPVAITVAFACLPIFYSGNQINRWEGLLFVFYYLAYAGYLVLDAIRHDSLPVYTTIMLFFVIPLTVITLITVVLQERQARRKKKMGKHI